In the Helianthus annuus cultivar XRQ/B chromosome 11, HanXRQr2.0-SUNRISE, whole genome shotgun sequence genome, one interval contains:
- the LOC110890246 gene encoding iron-sulfur protein NUBPL: MNRFFNIITKKVGGFRGYAAGAESKNSFNVRSLKIEGVTDIIAVASGKGGVGKSTTAVNLAVSLANTCQLRVGLLDADVYGPSIPTMMKLHGKPEVSEGNKMIPIENHGVKCISMGSLVEKDAPIVWRGPMVMKALEQMTRGVEWGQLDILVVDMPPGTGDAQISMSQRLQLSGALIVSTPQDVALMDARRGVKMFSKVSVPILGLIENMSYFKCPHCSKPSYIFGKGGARKTADEMGLGFVGEIPLEEEIRSGSDEGVPVVISQPDSAVSKAYCDVAHKVINRLHELAADQHIRPVITL; encoded by the exons ATGAATcgattcttcaatatcatcact AAAAAGGTTGGAGGATTCAGAGGCTATGCTGCTGGTGCAGAGAGTAAGAACAGCTTCAATGTTCGAAGCTTAAAAATCGAAGGGGTTACAGATATTATTGCTGTTGCTTCTGGCAAAGGTGGTGTGGGAAAGTCAACTACTGCTG TCAACTTGGCTGTTTCACTGGCTAATACGTGCCAGCTTCGTGTTGGATTGCTCGATGCTGATGTATATGGACCGTCAATTCCTACAATGATGAAACTACATGGGAAGCCTGAAGTAAGTGAAG GAAACAAGATGATTCCGATCGAAAACCATGGAGTCAAGTGTATATCAATGGGATCGCTTGTCGAGAAAGATGCTCCAATTGTGTGGAGAGGCCCTATG GTAATGAAAGCTCTTGAACAAATGACGAGAGGAGTTGAGTGGGGCCAGTTAGATATTCTTGTGGTGGATATGCCACCTGGCACCGGCGATGCTCAGATCTCTATGTCACAGAGGTTGCAGTTATCAG GAGCATTGATTGTATCGACTCCTCAAGATGTTGCGTTAATGGATGCTAGAAGAGGAGTCAAAATGTTCTCCAAAGTCTCTGTTCCT ATATTGGGACTGATAGAGAACATGAGCTACTTCAAATGTCCACACTGCAGCAAACCTTCTTACATATTTGGAAAAGGCGGAGCACGTAAAACAGCCGACGAAATGGGACTGGGATTTGTCGGTGAA ATACCACTGGAGGAAGAGATCAGAAGTGGGTCTGATGAAGGTGTTCCTGTAGTCATATCTCAACCGGATTCTGCTGTTTCAAAAGCATATTGTGATGTAGCTCACAAAGTTATTAATAGACTCCATGAATTAGCAGCTGACCAACATATTAGACCCGTCATAACCCTATAA